One Lycium barbarum isolate Lr01 chromosome 5, ASM1917538v2, whole genome shotgun sequence genomic window carries:
- the LOC132639736 gene encoding uncharacterized protein LOC132639736 — protein sequence MTSNIVESINSATRHARELPVTDSLDYMTNLVHKRNYNNGAAANYAKTTLSNKYEDVLTVNIKASQTISIRYILKSYSSVKKLVVPSTQFVHSVIHGRMKHIVSLQQKTCTCHMFQVDELPCPHAMAVRIKFYFEKYQYCSPYYTRDFLIKTYEMPVHPLSNQSMCDIPQHVCTCTVLPPNARIRPGRPKKKRTKGGVEAYFSTQVTCGHCGHKGHNQKTCKNIPIKD from the exons ATGACATCAAACATTGTAGAATCAATTAATTCAGCAACCAGGCACGCAAGAGAGCTCCCAGTTACTGATTCTCTTGACTATATGACAAATTTGGTGCATAAAAGGAATTACAATAATGGTGCTGCTGCCAACTATGCAAAGACCACACTGAGCAACAAGTATGAGGATGTGTTGACTGTAAACATCAAAGCATCACAAACGATATCGATAAGATATATTCTTAAATCTTATTCCAGTGTCAAAAAACTG GTTGTGCCTTCAACACAGTTTGTTCACTCAGTAATTCATGGTCGAATGAAACACATTGTGTCTCTACAACAAAAGACTTGCACATGTCACATGTTTCAAGTGGATGAACTGCCATGTCCACACGCAATGGCAGTTCGAATAAAATTCTATTTCGAAAAATATCAGTATTGCTCTCCATACTACACAAGAGATTTTCTTATCAAAACATATGAGATGCCAGTACATCCTCTTTCGAATCAGAGCATGTGCGACATCCCACAACATGTGTGTACTTGCACAGTACTCCCACCAAATGCAAGAATAAGACCAGGAAGGCCTAAAAAGAAGAGAACCAAAGGAGGTGTCGAAGCATACTTCAGCACTCAAGTAACATGCGGACACTGTGGCCACAAAGGCCATAACCAAAAGACATGCAAAAATATCCCCATTAAAGATTGA